In Alkalidesulfovibrio alkalitolerans DSM 16529, one genomic interval encodes:
- a CDS encoding DUF4857 domain-containing protein — translation MTLHSVSRTGSLILAVLALAVFLPAGFDKIFVHDVDDPLIFYSPVLKQFIYQESLGEHRFSYRDESGNGYSRQEFEANLPFHYHRNLELQNALPIEIEGRLFDAQAIQQNRQGLEIKARHLRGHSTRMELYPLFDNDPHVAMMPFPEDVFRATGPAMEFINADHNRIDRDLTEAFTAVLDDLGFAFPATVVGGRPTNLKPFDDGYFIRDSTGHVFHIRRVQGRPEIIRTGIPPSLDILDLVISENRRREFHGLAITRQGGVFLISTDGYRLIQLPLAGYDPTTMDLKLLIDPLYRTASVSDGKYVRAVAMDEEYQPLRSHVLPKIDPTPPFVRIARDFIFPYQVRLDSQVRDQADVRLLFGGPVSLAGILVAVAAFVFLAKITRRFSLTRRDATLVLLTGFYGLITLAFIGND, via the coding sequence ATGACCCTGCACTCCGTTTCACGCACCGGGAGCCTGATTCTCGCCGTCCTGGCCCTTGCCGTGTTCCTGCCTGCTGGTTTCGACAAAATCTTCGTCCACGACGTGGACGACCCGCTGATCTTCTACAGTCCCGTCCTGAAACAGTTCATCTACCAGGAGTCCTTGGGCGAGCACCGCTTCAGCTACAGGGACGAGTCCGGCAACGGCTACAGCCGCCAGGAGTTCGAGGCGAACCTGCCGTTTCACTACCACAGGAATCTGGAGCTTCAGAACGCCTTGCCCATCGAGATCGAGGGACGTCTCTTCGACGCGCAGGCCATCCAGCAAAACCGGCAGGGTCTGGAGATTAAGGCTCGCCACCTGCGAGGCCACTCCACGAGAATGGAACTGTATCCGCTGTTCGACAATGACCCGCATGTGGCCATGATGCCTTTCCCCGAAGACGTCTTCCGGGCCACCGGTCCGGCCATGGAATTCATCAACGCCGACCACAACCGGATAGACCGCGACCTTACCGAGGCATTCACGGCTGTCCTCGATGACCTCGGCTTCGCCTTCCCGGCCACGGTCGTCGGCGGCAGGCCGACCAACCTCAAACCCTTCGACGACGGATATTTCATCCGCGACAGCACGGGCCACGTCTTCCACATCCGGCGGGTCCAGGGGCGACCGGAAATCATCAGGACCGGCATCCCCCCCTCCCTCGACATCCTCGATCTCGTCATTTCCGAGAACAGGCGTCGCGAGTTCCATGGGCTGGCCATCACCCGGCAGGGCGGCGTCTTCCTGATCTCCACCGACGGCTACCGTCTCATCCAGCTTCCGCTGGCCGGATACGATCCAACGACCATGGACCTCAAGCTGCTCATCGACCCCCTCTACCGGACCGCCAGCGTCAGCGACGGAAAATACGTGCGTGCCGTGGCCATGGACGAGGAATACCAGCCGCTGCGCTCCCATGTCCTTCCAAAGATCGATCCGACCCCGCCCTTTGTCCGGATCGCACGCGACTTCATTTTTCCCTACCAAGTGCGGCTCGACAGTCAGGTCCGCGACCAGGCGGATGTTCGCCTGCTCTTCGGCGGCCCGGTTTCCCTGGCCGGAATCCTCGTTGCCGTGGCCGCTTTCGTTTTCCTGGCAAAGATCACCCGCCGGTTCTCGCTCACCCGGCGCGACGCGACGCTCGTTCTCCTGACAGGATTCTACGGCCTGATCACCCTCGCCTTCATCGGAAACGACTAG
- the phnD gene encoding phosphate/phosphite/phosphonate ABC transporter substrate-binding protein, protein MRAKILSPLFMLLILAAVLAAPLGLAAQECANRGSLDPMFCDEDLDLVADPPKDPAKFKNPDTLIFTYTPVEDPAVYRDVFKPFMDYLAEATGKKVVYYTVHSNAAQIEAMRSGRLHVAGFSTGPTGFAVNLAGAVPIAVKGGPDGFQGYQLVFIVRSDSPYQTLADLKGKKVAHTSASSNSGNLAPRVLLPKEGLTPEQDYEVLFSGKHDQSVLGVASGDYDGAPVASDVFDRMVARGTVKGEDFRILYRSATFPTSSFAYAHDLHPDLVRKIVGAFHTYRFTPEMKKAFGDADRFYPITYKVDWDVVRMIAEGTGTSYSRGGFEKEFAKELQKQ, encoded by the coding sequence ATGAGAGCCAAGATTCTTTCCCCCCTGTTCATGCTCCTGATCCTGGCGGCCGTGCTTGCCGCGCCCCTGGGGCTCGCCGCCCAGGAGTGCGCCAATCGCGGCAGCCTCGATCCCATGTTCTGCGACGAGGACCTGGACTTGGTCGCCGACCCGCCCAAGGACCCCGCCAAGTTCAAGAACCCGGACACGCTCATCTTCACCTACACCCCGGTCGAGGACCCGGCCGTGTACCGCGACGTGTTCAAACCCTTCATGGACTACCTGGCCGAGGCCACGGGCAAGAAGGTCGTCTACTACACGGTGCACTCCAACGCGGCCCAGATCGAGGCCATGCGCTCCGGCCGCCTGCACGTGGCGGGCTTTTCCACCGGTCCCACGGGCTTCGCCGTGAACCTCGCGGGCGCGGTGCCCATCGCGGTCAAGGGCGGCCCGGACGGCTTCCAGGGCTACCAGCTCGTCTTCATCGTGCGCAGCGACAGCCCCTACCAGACCCTGGCCGACCTCAAGGGCAAGAAGGTCGCCCACACCTCGGCCTCGTCCAACTCCGGCAACCTCGCCCCGCGCGTGCTCCTGCCCAAGGAAGGCCTGACCCCCGAGCAGGACTACGAGGTTCTGTTCTCCGGCAAGCACGACCAGTCCGTGCTCGGCGTGGCCTCCGGCGACTACGATGGCGCGCCCGTGGCCTCGGACGTCTTCGACCGCATGGTGGCGCGCGGCACGGTCAAGGGCGAGGACTTCCGCATCCTCTACCGCAGCGCCACCTTCCCCACCTCGTCCTTCGCCTACGCTCACGACCTGCACCCCGACCTGGTGCGCAAGATCGTCGGCGCGTTCCACACCTACCGCTTCACCCCGGAGATGAAGAAGGCCTTCGGCGACGCCGACCGCTTCTACCCCATCACCTACAAGGTGGACTGGGATGTGGTGCGCATGATCGCCGAGGGCACGGGCACCTCCTACAGCCGCGGCGGCTTCGAGAAGGAATTCGCCAAGGAACTGCAGAAGCAGTAA